The DNA sequence CTAGCACTGTGCAAATCCCACGTTCTTGCCCGATCGGTGCGACGAACGCTTGGAAAATAATCATTCCATTTCGCAAGACTTGGGCCTGTTCCTCTACCTCCATTACAGAGGTTTCGCAGGTCGTCTCCCTATCCTTATAAGGACAAATACATTTTGCTATAAGACTTATAACAACCGTTTCGGATGCCAGCCCTTGATTCAACGTAGCTATACATTCTAAATGTAGGTGCTTCCATTAAGCATGTGAACTGGATTCCCCCATTGTTGAACGGTTTTATGTTACCCGCACCTCTGGTTGATATAAAGCCTTTCACGGATGTATTTAACTTTATTACTAAAAAAAGCTGGTATCACACGTAATTCAGGTTCTTTATGCGATGAAACTTGGTTATTTTATATAGATGAATAAACCTTCTATATTTTCGACTCGATGCTAAAGTACAGGTTTATCAGTTGCATCTGTACTTGAATGTAGGTTCTGTCTGAATATAAAAAGCATTTCTGACCTGTGCACACCAATTTGCAAAGGCGGATCTCCATTCGGGTGTTTTAAAGAACTGCTCAACAGTTTGAGTTTCAGAATGCCAAACAATAAATAGGTTGAGTGGGGCAATTCCACCAGCCCAAATCCCATTATTTGTGTCAGTATCTTCTTCCCTTACTAATAAAAGGGGTAGTCCAAATTGAAAGGCCATTGAAGGTTCTACTTGTGAATAAACAGATCCTTCCCAGAATGGAGTGGATGGTGGAGGGGGTCCAGTATTGACTTCAACTGTTTGAATTTTAAAACGACGAAGGTTTACTGCCAACATTCCATAGCTTGATGAAACTAACCGACGTATATCAGTTAAAATAGATTCGGGATAACTTTCGCTTAAGGGTAATGTACGCGGAAAAAGCAAAGCATTCTCAATCTCAAAAATTAGACGGTTTAGAAACCGTTGTTGGTTGTCATTTAAATGCGTTGTCGTACTTAAAAATATGGGAATACGGTAAGCACGGTCAATACACTCTAGGTGTGCTGATTCTATTTTTTCTTTATCATTCTCCTTGCATAAATCGTTATGTCTATCATTATTCATTTTCTCACCTCCTTCTTTATTAATATATGGAAAAGAACTAAGGGAGCTTGGACATAGCAACCGAATTCTAGATAGATATGAATATTTTGTGTTCAAAATTAACCATCAATCAGAGAAACCAATACTGGCTGAAATGATTCTGCTTAGAATACGCCATTCGTTACTGAAAACTCCTCATATCCCGCGTCATTGCTTTTAAAGTCTGACACGAGTGATAGAGACGTCTGTAACATCGGAATGTAATAGAACCAAAAAAAGTGACAGCCTCCAATTACGGAAACGGTCACTTTTTAATTTGCCAACAAAATCATTGACTCAGCTTTCAAAGACATCCAGTATTCAAAATGTTTATTGTGGAGTGTAATTATCTCTTTGATCCCTCTTGTAATCAAGATCCCTAATACATTATAAAAATGCTATCTTATTGAACTAACCTGCCTCGTTAGTTCAATAAGGAATGCTTCCAGACTAGAATTCCTTTAGTCTTCCCCCTAGAAAACAAAATTCCTTTTTCCCCCTAAACATTAACTAATGATTACCAATTTCCTTGAGATGAGTTTCTACCACTGAACAATTTTTCTTCAAAAAATAACTTTGATAAATCTTTTTTGAGCATTTGCATTCGTTCAGTACCTATGTTTTCACTCCAACGTCCCTCAATCTCAGTTAGTATCTTCTCTTTTGCTTTCACTACTGACCAACCTCGTTCGGTCAAAACAATAATCTTCCCTCTCTTATCCGTCGGATGAGTATTACGTAATACATAACCCCTTTTTTCAAGATAATCCACCATTTTACTTACAGCCTGCTTTGTAATTCCTAAATACTCAGCTAGTTCTATACCCGTCGCTCCATTAGGAATGATACATTTAAACATAAAGCCATGTGCAGGTCTGAAATCTTCAAATCCCAATTCACTTAATCTTTCATGCAGTTCATTAATAGATGCACTAAAGGATAATGACAAAAGTGATGTAAGATCCAATTCGCTAGGTATTTGATGATTCATACATAAACCTCCTTGTACATAGTCAACTAGGTTGACTTTGTTCGAATTCCATTGTACTATTCAAAAAGTAGTCAATCAAGTTGACTACTTTTCATTATAAAAGAAATCGGATTCACCGAAACAAAAATTACTATATTATGGGGGTTTCTCATGGCTAACATCGTTAAAATTAGAGCTAGTGTATTTGCACCATATGCCTGGTTGGAACCTATAAAAGAACCTGCAACAGGAAGCGTACTGGAATACGCTGGTGATGCACGTGAATTTACACCCTACGCTGTAAACACAATGCGGTCAAGATTAGAGCAAGAAGTGATTATTGATTTTTTTAAAAAAGAAATTTTAACATATGCAAATGCTTGTATCGTAACTGTAAAAGTTACAAATCCAGATGGTTCAATTGATTATAAAAAAGGAAAAACAAGTTCAGAAAACATTGTATGTACTAATGTTGTGTGGGGCGCTGACGATGTTTCTTTTGAAATGAGAGCTAGTGCCAGTAATCCTTTAAATACAGCAGCACCTGCGGCTGACTATTTATTAACTATACGTGTTAACCAAAATGGTGTGGCGTATATTGAAGGTTCACATGATGGGTTCCCCTGCTATGAATTTTATAAACAAACAGATTTTGGTCCATTTGAATTAATCTATACACATAATTTTAGAGAAACTGGTGATACTCCAGAAGCGCTAGCTGGAGATATGGAATACAGTTTTAAAAAGACAATCTAGAAGTAAATATGAATTAGAAGAGTATCACTTTTTGAACAAGAAGCAGCAAATATTAAAGGAAAAGCAATTGATTTTTGCGAAAGAAATTGCGGCCTGTTTTGCTGAATGGCTCAATGTTATGAATTACTCAAAATAAAATTAGAATTACAGAGGTGTTTCTGATGACTAACATCGTGAAAATTAGAGCTAGTGTATTTATTCCAATGTCTTGGACTGAACCTAGGAAGGATACTAAAACAGGAAACCTGATTCAATTTGAAGGTGACTCACGTGAATTTACACCTTATGCTGTAAACACGATGCGTTCCAGAATTGAACAAGAAGTAGTTGTAGATTTTCACAAAAGAGAAATTTTAACATATGCGAATACTGGCATAACAATGGAAAGAATCACAACTTCAAATGATTCCGTTAATAAAAGAACAGGAAAAGCTAGTACAAAAGATATTTTGTGCACTGATATTGTTTGGAGTTCTAATGATGTCAGATTTCAAATGAGTGCAAGTGCGAGCAACCCATTAAATGCATCTGCCCCTCCTGCTGACTACCTATTAACGGTACAGGTCAAAATAGATGGTACTGTAGATATTCATGGTGAACATGATGGATTCCCTTGTTATGAATTTTATAAGCAAGTAAATTTTAGTCCGTTTGAAGAAATTCATACACATGATTTCAGGGAAACAGGTGATACAGCCGAAGCTCTAGGTGGAGAAATGGAATATAGTTTCAAAAAAATATTGTAATACAAAAAATCCTTATAACAACTTATGAGAAGCGTCAGGAGAAAAAGAGATTGAAAACAGTTTTATTTGTAAAAGCAAACAATCGGCCAGCAAACCAAGCAGTGAGTGTGAAATTATATGAGGCTTTTTTAACGAGCTATAAAGAATCACATCCAAATGATACAGTGGTAGAGCTTGATTTATTCAATGAAGAGTTGCCATATGTAGGAGTAGATATGATTGACGGTACATTTAAGGCTAGTAAAGGGCTTGATCTAACATTAAAGGAAGCAAAAGCGGTAGCTGTTGCTGATAAATATTTAGAACAATTCCTTGCAGCTGATAAAGTTGTATTCGGTTTCCCGTTATGGAATCTAACAATCCCAGCTGTCCTACACACATATATTGATTACTTAAATCGTTCGGGAAAAACCTTTAAATATACGCCAGAAGGTCCAGTAGGTCTTCTGAGAAATAAGAAAATTGCATTATTAAATGCAAGTGGTGGTGTGTATTCTACAGGACCAGCAGCTGAGGTAGAAATGGCTGTAAAATATGTAGCAAGTATGATGGGCTTTTTCGGTATAAAAGATATAGACAAGATAGTAATTGAAGGCCACAACCAATCTCCAGATAAAGCAGAAGAAATTATAGCGACAGGGCTTGAAAAAGCTATTAAAGCAGCAAGTACGTTCTAATTAACAAAACACATGTCACTCAATATTGCAGTACCAACACTTTTATAGCGTTGGTACTGTTTTTTTCACACTCACCTCGCTACTTTTGAGCAGTAAGAACTCAAATGATGTGTATTTAAGGTCTCTGACTCCAGAGAGGTTTTATCCTTCTTGCCTTAACGATGGATAAAATGTAGCTTTCTGCTGTGCTTAGAAAACTCATCATATCCCGCGTCATTGCTTTTAAAGTCTGCCAAGAGTGATAGAAGAGTCGTCTGGAACATCGGAATGTAATAGAACTCAAAAAAGTGACCGCCTCCAACTAATGCAAAAAAGCATCAAGTTAGCTTAATAAGCATTATATCAATTAGATAGACTTTCATTTTCCAATTCAACTTCTTGATTACAATACTCAACATAAAGTAATTTCATAGCTTCAATAATTATTTCATCTGCTAATTTCTCTTTATTTCGATTTGGTAAATTCTTCGCACCCAAAACATATAATAGTGGATTTTTGGAAAACTCACCTATTATCCCAATATCAACTATCACCTTATCTAATCCACCAGTCATATGATTTAAGAAATGGCTTGGTATACCTTCTATATCACCTCGTTGCCTAATTAAACCATTAATAATTGGAATCCATAAATCAGGATTAGTTTTGTATCCTTGAATTATTAATCGTAAAATCTCTAACATCTCACTCAATTCTCCGTTATTATCCAAATCTCTTGGATTTTGAGTAATATTTATGTTTTTAAAATATGATTTTATTTTATTGTTAACCATTTCCCATCCACCACAAAATTGAACAATTCTATTTGCAACAAAACTATCGTGACAGGCTATCATCACTTCCACCGCATCTTGGAGTGCTAAGTTCTCTCTACTTTGAAAGTGGGGATACACTTTATTACTATCCTCTTCTGGATTTAAAATTATATCTTCAACAATGTCAGTCCATTTATAGTGTCTTTCTTCAACTAATTTTGCTATACAAAAGGCAATTGCAACTTTTGCCGCAGAAGCAAGAGGTACTGATAAACCTTTATTCAATGATAAAACTATTTCCTGTTTCACTTGTGAATAAACAATAATTCCCACTTCAGCTGACTTTAATTCCTCTAATTTATCAAGAACCTTCTCCACTTTCTAACCCCACTTCGCACAATTTTTCACTTACTTATTTTCTTTGTAAACTTGTCCTTGATAAATTAACCTGACACGTTAGTTCAACAAGACAAAAAAGTTGCCTAAGCATCCATTTTTTAAAGAACTAAATTAACTTAAAATCAAATGTATTCTCCTCAACATAATTTGTTTCCTTGGCACTTTTTATAATAATATCGAAATTTTTACTGTATGGATGCATAAACACTTCGTACTGAATACGTCGCTCATTGTGAGATTGCTTTAAATAATCGATATCCGTTCCTCTTTCCTCTATATCTCGAGCGAATCGTCTCTCTAGTTCCGTATCACCATCAGTATAAAAATAAATAAGAAAATCAAATAGATCAGGATTTGCAAAAGCAACACTCATACCTTCTACAATAGTTAATTTGTTTTGTGAAGTAAGTATTTCATTCTTTAAATAATGTGTATCAATCGTGAGTAAATTCATATTTTCCTTTAGCATCAGTACATCTCTTTCTAAGGATGGTACATGATGCGCTGCGGGGTGGCATGCTGTCATTTTAAAGCGATGTAGTGTTCCTTTATGTATATAGTCAATCACTGCGTTTTTTCGTATTGCCGAACTCACTATGTATGGATCTGTATTAAGATAGTTTACATCGTGCTTTAACTCTTCCATTAACATATGTGCAAAAGTTGTCTTTCCTGCAGCCCCATGACCAGAAATCCCAATAATCAGCTTCTTATCCGAATTTTGAATCCAATGTATGATTTCTTGAATTAACTTGTTCATCCTTCTCCTCTTTTCTAAAATCGTCTTGTTCTTTAGTGAAAGAGCGTCTCTGTTTAATAGAGAAATAACCCCTTTCCTTCTTCAACTAGCCCCGTTAGTTCAATAAGAAAAAGAAGCTTTCAAAACAAATGCATCGTCTTTTACTTCGCATCCGTCAGTAAATTAGCGGTGGTCATTCTTATATTGCAACCACTCATTTATCTCCGCTTTTAAAAATCGTTCCTGATTTTCTAAATTAAAGTATGGAATAAATCGATAAGTGTCAAAGCTACCTTGTAGTTTTGCCTTCTCGAATTCATCTTCCTTTATAATGTTTTCTATCGATTGTTCGCTTATCTGAAGATATCCTGAAAGTTGCGTTTTAGTCATTACTTCTGGTATTGAATTTGTAGTTGGTTGTGAATTATTATCTTCACTTGCTGAATTCGAAAAAGTATTACTAATAATAAAACCAGATATTATTATTGATATTCCCACTATCAATG is a window from the Sporosarcina sp. ANT_H38 genome containing:
- a CDS encoding MarR family winged helix-turn-helix transcriptional regulator, translating into MNHQIPSELDLTSLLSLSFSASINELHERLSELGFEDFRPAHGFMFKCIIPNGATGIELAEYLGITKQAVSKMVDYLEKRGYVLRNTHPTDKRGKIIVLTERGWSVVKAKEKILTEIEGRWSENIGTERMQMLKKDLSKLFFEEKLFSGRNSSQGNW
- a CDS encoding DUF3238 domain-containing protein → MANIVKIRASVFAPYAWLEPIKEPATGSVLEYAGDAREFTPYAVNTMRSRLEQEVIIDFFKKEILTYANACIVTVKVTNPDGSIDYKKGKTSSENIVCTNVVWGADDVSFEMRASASNPLNTAAPAADYLLTIRVNQNGVAYIEGSHDGFPCYEFYKQTDFGPFELIYTHNFRETGDTPEALAGDMEYSFKKTI
- a CDS encoding DUF3238 domain-containing protein; the encoded protein is MTNIVKIRASVFIPMSWTEPRKDTKTGNLIQFEGDSREFTPYAVNTMRSRIEQEVVVDFHKREILTYANTGITMERITTSNDSVNKRTGKASTKDILCTDIVWSSNDVRFQMSASASNPLNASAPPADYLLTVQVKIDGTVDIHGEHDGFPCYEFYKQVNFSPFEEIHTHDFRETGDTAEALGGEMEYSFKKIL
- a CDS encoding FMN-dependent NADH-azoreductase; the encoded protein is MKTVLFVKANNRPANQAVSVKLYEAFLTSYKESHPNDTVVELDLFNEELPYVGVDMIDGTFKASKGLDLTLKEAKAVAVADKYLEQFLAADKVVFGFPLWNLTIPAVLHTYIDYLNRSGKTFKYTPEGPVGLLRNKKIALLNASGGVYSTGPAAEVEMAVKYVASMMGFFGIKDIDKIVIEGHNQSPDKAEEIIATGLEKAIKAASTF
- a CDS encoding serine hydrolase; this translates as MEKVLDKLEELKSAEVGIIVYSQVKQEIVLSLNKGLSVPLASAAKVAIAFCIAKLVEERHYKWTDIVEDIILNPEEDSNKVYPHFQSRENLALQDAVEVMIACHDSFVANRIVQFCGGWEMVNNKIKSYFKNINITQNPRDLDNNGELSEMLEILRLIIQGYKTNPDLWIPIINGLIRQRGDIEGIPSHFLNHMTGGLDKVIVDIGIIGEFSKNPLLYVLGAKNLPNRNKEKLADEIIIEAMKLLYVEYCNQEVELENESLSN
- a CDS encoding uridine kinase translates to MNKLIQEIIHWIQNSDKKLIIGISGHGAAGKTTFAHMLMEELKHDVNYLNTDPYIVSSAIRKNAVIDYIHKGTLHRFKMTACHPAAHHVPSLERDVLMLKENMNLLTIDTHYLKNEILTSQNKLTIVEGMSVAFANPDLFDFLIYFYTDGDTELERRFARDIEERGTDIDYLKQSHNERRIQYEVFMHPYSKNFDIIIKSAKETNYVEENTFDFKLI
- a CDS encoding Clp protease ClpB produces the protein MKQLTYFISALIVGISIIISGFIISNTFSNSASEDNNSQPTTNSIPEVMTKTQLSGYLQISEQSIENIIKEDEFEKAKLQGSFDTYRFIPYFNLENQERFLKAEINEWLQYKNDHR